From the Nodularia sp. NIES-3585 genome, one window contains:
- a CDS encoding Crp/Fnr family transcriptional regulator: MQTEVFSQLFPLLSTANPQTLEWLLNVAIEHEYPVGRAVLMEDAWGNAVYFLVSGWVKVRRTCGDDSVALAILGQGDFFGEMAILDESPRSTDVIALSSVKLLSISRERFIQILFKDPQLHHRMLQLMVRRLRQINQRLQIRSYPPAVKLAHTLVNLGESYGQESSQGKKILNIPFKDLAEVTEIGVEETTKIMQKLDEKGWIIIDNANNIINLINLKKLINLAGQV, encoded by the coding sequence ATGCAGACTGAGGTTTTTAGTCAACTTTTCCCCTTACTAAGTACAGCCAACCCACAGACTTTGGAATGGCTACTCAACGTGGCGATTGAACACGAATACCCTGTGGGACGAGCCGTGTTGATGGAAGATGCCTGGGGTAACGCAGTTTACTTTTTAGTTTCCGGCTGGGTGAAAGTCCGACGCACCTGCGGAGATGATTCTGTAGCTCTGGCAATTTTAGGTCAAGGTGATTTTTTTGGCGAAATGGCAATTTTGGATGAATCCCCGCGTTCAACTGATGTTATTGCCCTTTCGTCAGTGAAATTGTTGAGTATTTCTAGAGAGCGTTTTATTCAAATATTATTTAAAGATCCGCAGTTGCATCACCGGATGTTGCAACTGATGGTGCGGCGATTGCGACAAATTAACCAGCGCTTACAAATCCGCTCTTATCCGCCTGCTGTCAAACTTGCTCATACCTTAGTCAATTTGGGCGAAAGCTATGGACAAGAATCAAGCCAAGGGAAGAAAATTTTGAATATTCCTTTTAAAGATTTAGCCGAAGTGACAGAAATTGGTGTGGAAGAAACTACAAAAATCATGCAAAAACTAGATGAAAAAGGTTGGATCATCATTGACAATGCCAACAATATTATTAATCTCATCAACTTGAAAAAGTTGATTAACCTAGCAGGACAGGTTTAA
- a CDS encoding M61 family metallopeptidase: MTEATAPCIEIGVQETVPMIHYLVAMPQPETHLFEVTLQLINHSSKILDLKMPVWTPGSYLVREYAKNLQYFAAFAGDKPLPWRKISKNHWQVNTSGVSELTVRYRMFANELSVRTNHLDTTHGYFNGAAMFFRLPGWESLPIQITVVPPHPEWRVTTSLPPVGEQAHTFLAEDFDTLVDSPVEIGSHQSYYFEVLGKPHELAVWGQGNLQSQPAIADIQKIIQVEAQMFGGLPYERYIFLLHLFAQAYGGLEHKNCCSLIYQRFGFRSQEKYERFVQLVAHEFFHLWNVKRIRPKGLEVFDYEQENYTPSLWFCEGTTSYYDLLIPLRAGIYDAKSYLNHLSKEITRFLTTPGRKVQPLAESSFDAWIKLYRPDANSNNSQMSYYLKGEMVSLLLDLLIRARHGNQRSLDDVMRQMWRKFGQPEIGYTPEQLQEVIESVAGVDLADFFECYVNSTDELPFNHYLEPFGLHLVAEREEEPYLGVKAKTEHGREVIKSVEVGSPAQLAGIDAGDELLAIAGIRLSAHQLSDRLKDYQPNDTLEVTVFHQDELRTYSVTLATPRPTKFQILPVHNPDPSQKENCAGWLGAPIVTLR; this comes from the coding sequence ATGACCGAAGCAACAGCACCTTGTATCGAGATTGGCGTCCAGGAAACAGTACCGATGATTCATTACCTGGTAGCAATGCCTCAACCAGAAACACATCTGTTTGAAGTGACATTGCAGCTAATCAACCACTCATCGAAAATCCTTGACTTGAAAATGCCTGTATGGACACCAGGCTCATACTTAGTGCGAGAATACGCCAAAAATTTACAATATTTTGCCGCTTTTGCTGGGGATAAGCCTTTGCCTTGGCGAAAAATTAGTAAAAACCACTGGCAGGTCAATACAAGTGGTGTTTCAGAGTTAACTGTGCGTTACCGGATGTTTGCTAATGAGCTATCGGTACGGACGAATCATTTGGATACTACCCACGGCTATTTCAACGGTGCAGCCATGTTTTTTAGACTCCCTGGTTGGGAGAGTCTACCAATTCAGATTACCGTCGTACCACCACACCCAGAATGGCGGGTAACTACTTCTCTACCACCAGTGGGTGAGCAAGCCCATACTTTCTTGGCTGAGGATTTTGATACCCTTGTGGATAGCCCTGTGGAAATTGGTAGCCACCAATCATATTACTTTGAGGTTTTGGGAAAGCCCCATGAACTGGCTGTTTGGGGACAAGGTAATTTACAATCACAGCCAGCTATTGCGGATATCCAAAAAATTATCCAGGTAGAAGCGCAGATGTTTGGGGGTTTACCCTACGAACGATATATTTTTCTACTGCATTTATTTGCCCAAGCTTATGGCGGTTTGGAGCATAAAAATTGTTGCTCATTAATTTACCAGCGTTTTGGGTTTCGCTCTCAGGAGAAGTACGAGCGCTTTGTGCAATTGGTGGCACATGAATTTTTTCACTTGTGGAATGTCAAGCGCATTCGCCCTAAAGGTTTAGAAGTTTTTGATTATGAACAGGAAAACTATACTCCTTCTTTGTGGTTCTGTGAGGGAACTACAAGTTACTACGATTTACTGATTCCTTTGCGGGCTGGCATTTATGATGCTAAGTCTTATTTAAATCATTTGAGTAAGGAAATTACCAGATTTCTGACTACGCCAGGACGCAAGGTGCAACCTTTAGCTGAGTCGAGTTTTGATGCTTGGATTAAACTGTATCGTCCAGATGCTAATAGCAACAATTCCCAAATGTCCTACTACTTAAAGGGGGAAATGGTGTCTTTGCTGCTAGATTTGCTGATTAGAGCGCGACATGGTAATCAGCGATCGCTTGATGATGTGATGCGGCAAATGTGGCGGAAATTTGGGCAACCGGAAATTGGCTACACTCCCGAACAGTTACAGGAGGTGATTGAATCGGTGGCGGGTGTGGATTTGGCTGATTTCTTTGAATGCTATGTAAATAGCACTGATGAATTACCTTTTAATCATTACCTAGAACCTTTCGGCTTACATTTGGTGGCGGAACGGGAAGAAGAACCTTATTTAGGTGTGAAGGCAAAAACCGAACATGGGCGAGAAGTAATTAAATCTGTCGAAGTCGGTTCACCTGCACAATTAGCGGGAATTGATGCAGGCGATGAGTTGTTAGCTATTGCGGGAATCCGCTTATCAGCTCATCAACTAAGCGATCGCCTCAAAGATTACCAACCAAACGACACTCTGGAAGTTACAGTTTTTCATCAAGATGAATTACGTACCTATTCTGTTACCCTCGCTACACCACGTCCGACTAAATTTCAGATCCTGCCAGTACATAATCCCGATCCCTCGCAGAAAGAGAATTGTGCAGGGTGGTTAGGCGCACCGATAGTTACTCTTCGTTGA
- a CDS encoding AAA-like domain-containing protein, with amino-acid sequence MTIDQVVLLLKASQVNGLTTLQEIILRCAWEGKTYTSIAFEAHYGEERVRKVAAHLWQLLSDFWREPIHKSNFYQTLSSRPLSKTHQQLIKEFNRAATAISLEFPNGPVSLSSRFYIPRPPVEELAYAEIATPGSVICIQAPKKMGKSSLILRLIARATNEGFRTVSLDFQQADQAVFSSLDKFLRWLCANVSRELQLEPKLNDYWDEDMGSKVSCTIYFQKYLLAAVKSPVVLVLNEVDWVFEYPEMAGEFLSLIRSWYEQSKMVEIWQKLRLVLVYAQEILVPLNLTKSPFSLGLLIKLPNFTKEQVEELAQRHGLHWENSQNTESLMAMVGGHPYLIRLALYHLVGRGGLAGNLQAVLVQAATTAGIYHEYLRQYVLVLQGEPELATAFSEVITASNDVKLEPLIAYKLHSMGLVHLEGDRCTPACELYRLYFRSQLHTVKDLTIPKELGSLHCSDRSV; translated from the coding sequence ATGACTATAGATCAAGTCGTATTGCTACTAAAAGCCAGCCAAGTTAATGGTTTGACGACACTCCAAGAAATAATCCTGCGTTGTGCTTGGGAGGGAAAAACTTATACAAGTATAGCCTTTGAAGCCCACTATGGGGAAGAGCGTGTGCGGAAAGTTGCTGCTCATTTATGGCAATTGTTAAGCGATTTTTGGCGGGAACCCATTCATAAATCTAACTTTTATCAAACGTTGTCATCTCGCCCTCTGAGCAAAACCCATCAGCAGTTAATTAAGGAGTTTAACCGCGCCGCAACCGCCATATCTCTGGAATTTCCCAATGGACCAGTATCCCTTAGCTCTAGATTTTACATTCCTCGCCCACCAGTTGAAGAACTTGCCTATGCAGAAATAGCTACACCAGGAAGTGTTATCTGCATCCAAGCCCCTAAGAAGATGGGTAAAAGTTCTCTGATTCTCAGGCTAATTGCACGGGCTACTAATGAAGGTTTTCGCACCGTAAGTCTGGATTTTCAGCAAGCTGATCAAGCAGTTTTTAGCAGTTTGGATAAGTTTTTGCGCTGGTTGTGTGCCAATGTCAGCCGGGAGTTACAGCTAGAACCAAAACTTAATGATTATTGGGATGAGGATATGGGTAGTAAAGTTAGCTGTACTATCTATTTTCAAAAGTATTTGTTGGCTGCTGTGAAAAGTCCTGTGGTTTTGGTATTGAACGAAGTCGATTGGGTATTTGAGTATCCTGAGATGGCTGGGGAATTTCTGTCATTAATCCGTTCTTGGTATGAACAGTCCAAAATGGTGGAAATTTGGCAAAAACTCCGTCTGGTATTGGTTTATGCTCAGGAAATTCTGGTTCCTTTAAATTTGACGAAATCCCCGTTCAGTCTGGGGTTGTTGATTAAGTTGCCGAATTTTACCAAAGAGCAAGTAGAGGAGCTAGCACAACGTCACGGATTACATTGGGAAAATAGTCAGAATACTGAAAGTTTAATGGCAATGGTGGGGGGACATCCTTATTTAATCAGATTGGCTTTGTATCACCTTGTGGGTAGGGGAGGGTTAGCAGGGAATCTACAGGCAGTACTAGTCCAAGCGGCAACGACGGCGGGAATTTATCATGAGTATTTAAGGCAGTATGTATTGGTACTGCAAGGGGAGCCAGAATTGGCGACTGCTTTCTCTGAGGTAATTACTGCGAGCAATGATGTGAAATTGGAGCCACTCATAGCATATAAATTACATAGTATGGGGCTAGTACACCTGGAAGGCGATCGCTGCACTCCTGCGTGTGAGTTGTATCGTTTATATTTTCGCAGCCAACTTCACACTGTTAAAGATTTGACTATCCCCAAGGAGTTGGGAAGCCTACACTGTAGCGACAGATCAGTGTAG
- a CDS encoding PAS domain-containing protein, giving the protein MHITEPATYQMEAHVSAPSSPSFPDQHQPVPGDLEMSQHSQAALQMALASSGLGWWNWNLVTNQTYYDPQWKRILGYKVEEITHQYQSFEKLVHPEDLLKVQQVLQEYLQGYIPNFEIELRMLAKSGEWKWIFSGGRVFRWDEFGNPIWMTGTHRDITQEKLSQETLQQHQKQEQLLKAVRKHINCCSQLEPLLQNVLQEIQQFLQIDQTLIYCIQPDGRGEVIFESVTPPFASLTDTDIQVDIPQRDLEAYQSSITEVPNTVPKLSGKINFLNQWEIQSNLVFPIFLKEQDDTNPASSQNKLWGLLIIYDYCHNRQWQKWQIDAVTQISQEIGISIQQYQLWEQVKSEIAKGELVKAQIQEKSAQLQITQGQLLQNDQMANLGQIVVEMANEIYNPINFIYTNLHPTSQYAEDLIKLIELYQYYYPQPKSGITSYLQQLDLSLIKTDFLKLLWSMQSGSERIQEIVSALRNFSNIDADKMQKSNLHEGLDSVIRILQHRLKKNQDRPGIEVVKIFGELPLIECYPGELNQVFMNILNNAIDALEERMKQDFSLIPQICIRTEVVSSHLSLVTSNEPHRVDKQLGEKQKVVIHIYDNGKGILPHIKRRIFEPFFTTKPMGKAKGLGLAISQQIIVEKHHGKLKCNSQLGQGTEFVIEMNTTARHYTDIRKHASF; this is encoded by the coding sequence ATGCATATCACAGAACCCGCTACCTACCAAATGGAAGCTCATGTTTCAGCGCCCAGTTCTCCAAGTTTCCCAGACCAACACCAACCAGTCCCAGGAGACTTAGAAATGAGCCAGCACTCACAAGCAGCTTTACAAATGGCCTTAGCTTCCAGTGGTCTGGGTTGGTGGAATTGGAATTTAGTTACCAATCAAACCTACTATGACCCTCAATGGAAGCGAATCTTAGGGTATAAAGTAGAAGAAATTACTCATCAGTATCAATCCTTTGAGAAACTTGTACATCCAGAGGATTTGTTAAAAGTTCAACAGGTATTGCAAGAGTATCTTCAAGGATACATACCTAATTTTGAAATTGAATTGAGAATGTTGGCTAAATCCGGCGAGTGGAAGTGGATTTTCTCTGGTGGTCGAGTATTTAGGTGGGATGAATTTGGTAACCCCATATGGATGACAGGGACGCATAGAGATATTACCCAAGAAAAATTATCCCAAGAAACTTTGCAACAGCACCAAAAGCAGGAACAGTTGTTAAAAGCCGTCCGAAAACACATCAATTGCTGTTCTCAACTGGAGCCGTTACTGCAAAATGTATTACAAGAAATCCAACAATTTTTGCAGATTGACCAGACATTAATTTACTGCATTCAACCTGACGGTAGGGGTGAAGTAATATTTGAATCCGTGACCCCACCCTTCGCATCTTTGACAGATACAGATATTCAAGTTGACATACCACAGAGGGATTTAGAAGCTTACCAATCAAGCATCACAGAAGTCCCGAATACAGTACCTAAATTGTCTGGGAAAATTAATTTTCTGAATCAATGGGAAATTCAAAGTAATTTAGTATTTCCTATTTTCTTAAAAGAACAAGATGATACAAATCCAGCATCTTCCCAAAATAAATTGTGGGGACTGTTAATTATTTATGACTATTGCCATAACCGTCAGTGGCAGAAATGGCAAATAGATGCTGTCACACAAATCAGTCAAGAAATAGGAATAAGTATTCAGCAATATCAACTCTGGGAACAAGTTAAAAGTGAAATTGCTAAAGGTGAGTTGGTGAAAGCACAAATCCAAGAAAAATCAGCACAACTACAAATTACCCAAGGACAATTATTACAGAATGATCAAATGGCTAATCTTGGTCAAATTGTAGTAGAGATGGCTAACGAAATTTATAATCCTATTAACTTTATTTATACTAATCTTCATCCCACTAGTCAGTATGCTGAAGATTTGATTAAACTAATTGAATTATATCAATATTATTATCCCCAACCGAAATCAGGAATTACATCATATTTACAACAGTTAGACTTGAGTCTGATAAAAACAGACTTTTTAAAATTGCTTTGGTCGATGCAGTCTGGTTCTGAGCGCATTCAAGAGATTGTTTCTGCTCTGCGAAATTTCTCTAATATTGATGCAGATAAAATGCAAAAATCCAACCTACATGAGGGATTGGATAGCGTCATCAGAATATTACAGCATCGCCTCAAAAAAAATCAAGATAGACCAGGAATTGAAGTAGTTAAAATTTTTGGAGAGTTACCTTTAATCGAGTGTTATCCTGGGGAACTCAATCAGGTATTTATGAATATTTTGAATAATGCCATTGATGCTTTAGAAGAAAGGATGAAACAAGACTTCTCTCTGATTCCCCAGATTTGTATTCGGACAGAAGTTGTGAGTAGTCATTTATCATTAGTCACTAGTAATGAACCCCACAGAGTTGACAAACAACTTGGGGAAAAGCAAAAAGTAGTCATCCACATTTACGATAATGGGAAAGGAATACTGCCTCATATTAAAAGGCGGATATTTGAACCTTTTTTTACTACTAAACCCATGGGCAAAGCTAAGGGGTTAGGATTAGCAATTAGTCAACAAATTATTGTAGAAAAACATCATGGTAAACTTAAATGTAATTCTCAATTAGGTCAAGGTACAGAGTTTGTGATTGAAATGAATACAACAGCCCGACACTATACCGACATCAGAAAACACGCAAGTTTTTAG
- a CDS encoding glycosyltransferase family 39 protein → MRNLTLVPSWLRFSMIFLLAMGILFRFVNLEGKVYSHDETYTSLRISGYTVAEVKQEIFNGRVISKESFARFQRPNLDKGFSGTIMSLATEDPQHPPLYYLIARLWVQIFGNSVTAIRSLSALISLLVFPCIYWLCRELFNVPLSVPWLAIALMAISPIHVLYAQEAQPSILWLVTIILSSASLLRAIRLESKAQQIPDRFAIWGIYVITLSLSLYTSLWSVFVAVAQAIYVSITTRFQITETVRAYLIASSLGFLAFMPWMMIVVAKFFEFLISADVIKNETSLKPLIPLWQIQISRLFFDLDFSLENSLGYAISLIFLTLVGYAIYFICRTTNYKVWSFIITLIIVPVIPTMFLNLFSGSIILNPEQNLISAYLGIQLAVAYLLATQIYNGIVLRRRIWQVILVLLIVCGLVSSRVSYESETWWNQGISSGNSQVAQIINQAEKPLLISNSEGINYGNVFSLSYIVQPKVRFQLVNGQDIPIIPNGFTDVFFLNPADTWRRELETRYKSITNVVYGNNDYLLWKFERLRSLNLSKPTNMKLALATRSRGYIYLTQRRRVAEKRS, encoded by the coding sequence ATGCGGAACCTCACTCTTGTTCCGAGTTGGTTGCGGTTTTCTATGATCTTCTTGTTGGCAATGGGGATATTATTTCGCTTTGTTAATCTGGAAGGTAAAGTTTACTCCCATGATGAAACTTATACATCATTGCGAATTTCTGGCTACACAGTAGCTGAAGTCAAGCAGGAAATATTTAACGGTCGAGTAATTAGTAAAGAAAGTTTTGCTAGGTTCCAACGTCCTAATTTAGACAAGGGTTTTAGTGGCACAATTATGTCTCTGGCAACAGAAGACCCGCAACATCCACCACTTTATTATTTAATCGCTAGATTATGGGTACAAATATTTGGCAATTCAGTCACGGCAATTAGAAGTTTATCTGCCTTAATTAGTTTGTTAGTATTTCCGTGTATTTATTGGCTATGCCGAGAATTATTTAATGTGCCATTGTCAGTACCTTGGTTAGCGATCGCTCTGATGGCAATCTCTCCTATTCATGTGCTTTACGCTCAAGAAGCACAACCATCTATTCTTTGGCTAGTCACCATTATACTATCCAGCGCCTCCCTTTTACGCGCGATTCGGTTGGAATCAAAAGCACAGCAAATTCCAGACCGCTTTGCTATCTGGGGGATTTACGTAATAACTTTGTCACTCAGTCTTTATACAAGTTTGTGGAGTGTTTTTGTAGCTGTTGCTCAGGCAATTTACGTAAGTATAACTACAAGATTTCAAATAACTGAAACAGTTAGAGCTTATTTGATAGCATCATCTTTGGGTTTTTTAGCCTTTATGCCTTGGATGATGATTGTGGTAGCCAAATTTTTTGAGTTTCTGATCTCAGCAGATGTGATCAAAAACGAGACATCCTTGAAACCTTTAATTCCACTTTGGCAAATACAGATAAGTCGGCTTTTCTTTGATTTAGATTTTAGCTTAGAAAATTCTCTGGGCTATGCAATTTCATTAATATTTTTAACTCTAGTGGGATATGCAATTTATTTTATTTGTCGAACCACTAACTACAAAGTTTGGTCATTTATTATAACATTAATCATAGTACCAGTAATACCTACAATGTTTTTAAATTTATTTTCTGGAAGCATAATTTTAAATCCAGAACAAAATTTAATATCTGCTTATTTAGGTATTCAACTGGCTGTGGCTTATCTACTAGCTACGCAAATATATAACGGGATTGTATTACGCCGCAGAATCTGGCAAGTAATTTTGGTATTGTTAATTGTTTGTGGGTTGGTTTCTTCTAGAGTCAGCTATGAATCTGAAACTTGGTGGAATCAGGGAATTAGCTCTGGTAATTCCCAAGTTGCTCAGATTATTAATCAGGCTGAAAAGCCACTTTTAATTAGTAATTCGGAAGGTATTAATTATGGCAATGTATTTTCTTTGAGTTATATTGTTCAGCCAAAAGTCCGATTTCAATTAGTAAATGGTCAAGATATTCCTATTATACCTAATGGTTTTACTGATGTTTTTTTTCTTAATCCTGCCGATACGTGGCGACGTGAACTAGAAACTAGATATAAATCGATAACCAATGTGGTTTATGGTAACAATGATTATTTGCTGTGGAAGTTTGAGAGGCTGAGATCCCTAAATTTATCAAAGCCTACAAATATGAAGCTAGCCTTAGCGACTAGAAGTCGCGGCTATATTTACCTCACGCAGAGGCGCAGAGTCGCAGAGAAGAGGAGTTGA
- a CDS encoding response regulator, whose amino-acid sequence MNMFIEEQGFVADILIVDDKLENIRFLSEFLSQNNYQVRKAINGQAALTSVNSLPPDLILLDINMPGMGGYEVCQHLKNDPATSAIPVIFLSAGNEVNDKILAFEAGGIDYITKPFNLEEILVRVKTQLKVQQLQKKLSDRNQEIQTMLLELQKTEAALIQKEKLVNASQITAGISHEINNPLSFIVGNLKPASEYSENLIKLIQLYQQAFPDATPEIKDFIESIELDFLIPDLRTIITSLHTGAERIRSVIIAMHIFSRLHESGIKEINIQESIESVLLILRYQLVLDNGEIKISVVRNYEATPKILGQGNLLNQALLNILQNAIQSLESKISSVIDSSFKPTIWINLSTTEQQQIRISIKDNGIGISPENQPRLFEPFFTTKSPGKGVGLGLFTSYQIITEFHKGTLTYHDCPEGGSEFIIEIS is encoded by the coding sequence ATGAATATGTTTATAGAAGAGCAAGGATTTGTTGCTGACATTTTAATTGTTGATGACAAATTGGAAAACATTAGATTTTTATCGGAATTTTTATCTCAAAATAATTATCAAGTCCGCAAAGCTATTAATGGACAGGCAGCATTAACATCTGTCAACTCATTACCACCTGATTTAATCCTTTTAGACATTAATATGCCAGGAATGGGAGGTTATGAAGTTTGTCAACACCTGAAAAATGATCCAGCAACTTCTGCAATTCCTGTGATATTTTTGAGTGCTGGTAATGAAGTTAATGATAAAATTTTAGCTTTTGAAGCCGGAGGAATTGACTACATTACTAAACCATTTAATTTGGAAGAGATATTAGTGAGAGTAAAAACTCAGTTAAAGGTGCAACAATTACAAAAAAAATTAAGCGATCGCAATCAGGAGATTCAAACAATGCTCCTAGAATTACAGAAAACCGAAGCTGCACTGATTCAAAAAGAAAAGCTGGTTAATGCTTCTCAAATTACAGCCGGAATTTCTCATGAAATTAATAACCCACTCAGTTTTATTGTGGGTAACCTTAAGCCTGCATCTGAATATAGTGAAAATCTGATTAAGCTGATTCAACTTTATCAACAAGCATTTCCAGATGCAACTCCAGAAATTAAAGATTTTATTGAAAGTATTGAATTAGATTTTTTAATTCCCGATTTAAGAACAATTATTACTTCTCTGCATACGGGAGCAGAACGGATTCGTTCAGTTATAATTGCTATGCATATTTTCTCCCGTCTTCATGAATCAGGCATTAAAGAGATAAATATTCAAGAAAGTATTGAGAGTGTCTTGCTCATACTACGTTATCAACTTGTTTTAGATAATGGAGAAATCAAGATTTCCGTAGTGAGAAATTACGAAGCTACCCCAAAAATTTTAGGCCAAGGAAATCTCTTAAATCAAGCGCTGCTCAATATTTTACAAAATGCTATTCAGTCCTTAGAATCAAAAATCAGTTCAGTTATTGACAGTTCATTTAAACCGACAATCTGGATTAATCTATCTACAACAGAGCAACAGCAAATCAGAATTAGTATTAAAGACAATGGTATAGGAATTTCCCCAGAAAATCAACCTCGTTTATTTGAGCCATTTTTCACAACAAAATCACCAGGAAAAGGAGTGGGATTAGGTTTATTTACCAGCTATCAAATCATCACTGAATTTCACAAAGGTACTTTAACTTACCATGACTGCCCTGAAGGAGGTTCAGAATTTATTATTGAAATTTCTTGA